In Geotalea uraniireducens, one genomic interval encodes:
- the dapA gene encoding 4-hydroxy-tetrahydrodipicolinate synthase produces MFKGSIVAIVTPFRNGAVDEEKLRELVEFQIVNGTDAIVPCGTTGESSTLDYEEHDRVIEIVVQQVNKRVPVIAGTGSNSTREAIEMTGHAKKLGADGCLLVTPYYNKPTQEGLYRHYKAVAEAVAIPQILYNVPGRTGVNLLPETVARLAEIGNIVAIKEATGSLQQASEVLALCGDKIDVLSGDDFITFPMMACGAKGVISVVANIMPKEVANLVDAFFAGNLDEARRLHLHLLKISNAMFIESNPIPVKTAVGLMGKASDEVRLPLAPMGEANKAKLVAVMKEYRLI; encoded by the coding sequence ATGTTCAAAGGAAGCATCGTCGCCATTGTCACGCCATTCAGAAACGGCGCCGTCGACGAAGAGAAACTGCGTGAGCTGGTAGAGTTCCAGATTGTCAACGGCACCGATGCCATCGTGCCGTGCGGCACCACCGGCGAGTCGTCGACCCTCGACTACGAGGAGCACGACCGGGTGATCGAGATCGTTGTTCAACAGGTGAACAAGCGGGTCCCGGTCATCGCCGGCACCGGCTCCAACTCGACCCGCGAGGCGATCGAGATGACCGGCCACGCCAAGAAGCTCGGCGCCGACGGCTGCCTGCTGGTCACCCCCTACTACAACAAGCCGACCCAGGAAGGGCTCTACCGCCACTACAAAGCGGTGGCCGAGGCGGTAGCGATCCCGCAGATCCTCTACAACGTCCCGGGTCGCACCGGGGTCAACCTCCTCCCCGAAACGGTCGCCCGGCTGGCGGAGATCGGCAACATCGTCGCCATCAAGGAGGCGACCGGCTCGCTGCAGCAGGCCTCGGAAGTGCTCGCCCTCTGCGGCGACAAGATCGACGTCCTCTCCGGCGACGACTTCATCACCTTCCCGATGATGGCCTGCGGCGCCAAGGGGGTGATCTCGGTGGTCGCCAACATCATGCCGAAGGAAGTGGCCAACCTGGTCGACGCCTTCTTCGCCGGCAACCTGGATGAGGCGCGGCGGCTGCACCTCCATCTGCTGAAGATCTCCAACGCCATGTTCATCGAGAGCAACCCGATCCCGGTCAAGACCGCCGTCGGCCTGATGGGCAAGGCCTCCGACGAGGTCCGGTTGCCGCTGGCGCCGATGGGCGAGGCCAACAAGGCCAAGCTGGTGGCGGTGATGAAAGAGTACCGGCTGATTTAA
- the dapB gene encoding 4-hydroxy-tetrahydrodipicolinate reductase, with the protein MVKIAVCGAAGRMGGRIIAAVREADGVELSGALERPGHPMVGQDAGFNAGLGAIGVAISDDLNALVAGCDVLIDFTTPKVSLKNLEACALKKKAIVIGSTGFTPEERALAAELAKEIPAVLAPNMSVGVNVCFKILKDIAQTLGDDFDVEIVEAHHKMKKDSPSGTAVRMGEVVAEALGRDYNKVANYHREGICGERTKEEIGMQTVRGGDIVGEHTVYFIGMGERIELTHRAMSRDMFSRGSVRAAQWIVGKKPGLYDMQDVLGLK; encoded by the coding sequence ATGGTTAAAATCGCAGTTTGCGGCGCCGCCGGCCGGATGGGGGGGCGGATCATCGCCGCCGTCCGGGAAGCCGACGGGGTCGAACTTTCCGGGGCTCTGGAACGGCCCGGCCACCCGATGGTCGGCCAGGATGCCGGCTTCAATGCCGGGCTCGGCGCCATCGGCGTTGCCATTTCCGACGACCTCAACGCCCTGGTGGCGGGGTGCGACGTGCTGATCGACTTTACCACCCCCAAGGTGTCGCTGAAGAACCTGGAGGCCTGCGCCCTGAAGAAGAAGGCGATCGTCATCGGCTCCACCGGCTTCACCCCCGAGGAACGGGCGCTGGCCGCCGAGCTGGCGAAAGAGATCCCGGCGGTCCTCGCCCCGAACATGTCGGTCGGGGTGAACGTCTGTTTCAAGATCCTCAAGGACATCGCCCAGACCCTCGGCGACGACTTCGACGTCGAGATCGTCGAGGCTCACCATAAGATGAAGAAGGATTCCCCCTCCGGCACCGCGGTGCGGATGGGCGAGGTGGTGGCCGAGGCCTTGGGCCGCGACTACAACAAGGTGGCCAACTACCACCGCGAGGGGATCTGCGGCGAACGGACCAAGGAAGAGATCGGCATGCAGACCGTCCGCGGCGGCGACATCGTCGGCGAGCACACCGTCTACTTCATCGGCATGGGGGAGCGGATCGAGCTGACCCACCGCGCCATGAGCCGTGACATGTTCTCCCGCGGCTCGGTGCGGGCAGCCCAGTGGATTGTGGGGAAGAAGCCGGGGTTGTACGACATGCAGGACGTGCTGGGCCTTAAGTGA
- the lysA gene encoding diaminopimelate decarboxylase: protein MNHFQYKGNELYAEEVAIREIVAKVGSPVYIYSQATLERHFRSFDEAFAAVPHTVCYSVKANSNLAVLKTFINLGGGVDIVSGGELFRALKAGVDPRKVVYSGVGKRDDEIEYALNSGILMFNVESEQELTRISEIASRLGKKAGIAIRVNPDVDPQTHPYITTGLKNAKFGITIDRAMAEYARAKTLPGIEVIGIDMHIGSQLTKVNPFVDSIEKLKVMIGTLRSQGIDLRYFDCGGGLGIQYNTEEPPLPADYGKEIVAATKDLGMHLVFEPGRNIVGNAGILVATCLYTKERDEKNFIMIDAGMNDLARPALYGSFHGVQPVVKDQDGMVVADIVGPICESGDFLVKDREVPMFKQGDQMAFMSAGAYGFAMSSSYNSRPRVAEVMVKGDRFEVIRERETVEDLIKGERLPSFL from the coding sequence ATGAATCACTTTCAGTACAAGGGGAACGAACTCTACGCCGAGGAGGTGGCGATCCGGGAAATTGTCGCCAAGGTCGGCAGCCCAGTCTACATCTACTCCCAGGCCACCCTGGAGCGGCATTTCCGCTCCTTCGACGAGGCTTTCGCCGCGGTGCCCCACACCGTCTGCTATTCGGTGAAGGCCAACTCCAACCTGGCGGTGCTGAAGACCTTCATCAACCTTGGCGGCGGGGTTGACATCGTTTCCGGTGGTGAACTGTTCCGGGCGCTCAAGGCTGGCGTCGACCCGCGCAAGGTCGTCTACTCCGGCGTCGGCAAGCGCGACGACGAGATCGAGTACGCCCTGAACAGCGGCATCCTGATGTTCAACGTCGAGTCGGAGCAGGAGCTGACCCGGATCTCCGAGATCGCCTCCCGCCTGGGGAAAAAGGCCGGCATCGCCATCCGGGTCAACCCGGACGTCGATCCGCAGACCCACCCCTACATCACCACCGGCCTCAAAAACGCCAAGTTCGGCATCACCATCGACCGGGCCATGGCCGAGTACGCCCGGGCCAAGACCCTGCCGGGGATCGAGGTGATCGGCATCGACATGCATATCGGCTCCCAGCTGACCAAGGTCAACCCCTTCGTCGACTCGATCGAGAAGCTGAAGGTGATGATCGGCACGCTGCGCAGCCAGGGGATCGATCTCCGGTACTTCGACTGCGGCGGCGGGCTCGGCATCCAGTACAACACCGAAGAGCCGCCGCTCCCCGCTGACTACGGCAAGGAGATCGTCGCCGCCACCAAGGACCTCGGCATGCACCTGGTCTTCGAGCCGGGGCGGAACATCGTCGGCAACGCCGGCATTCTGGTCGCCACCTGTCTCTACACCAAGGAGCGCGACGAGAAGAACTTCATCATGATCGACGCCGGGATGAACGATCTGGCCCGGCCGGCCCTCTACGGCTCCTTCCACGGCGTCCAGCCGGTGGTCAAGGACCAGGACGGAATGGTCGTCGCCGACATCGTCGGGCCGATCTGCGAGTCGGGCGACTTCCTGGTCAAAGACCGGGAAGTGCCGATGTTCAAGCAGGGGGACCAGATGGCCTTCATGTCCGCCGGCGCCTACGGCTTCGCCATGTCGAGCAGCTACAACAGCCGGCCGCGGGTCGCCGAGGTGATGGTCAAGGGTGACCGCTTCGAAGTGATCCGCGAGCGCGAGACGGTCGAGGATTTGATCAAGGGAGAGCGGCTGCCGTCGTTTTTGTAG
- a CDS encoding acetylornithine transaminase yields the protein MNASQWIAKADKYIMKTYGRYPLVPVRGEGCRLWDADGKEYLDFLAGVAVNNLGHCHPKVVAALQRQAAELIHCSNYYHIPSQIELAELLCAHSFADKAFFCNSGAEANEAAIKLARKYAREKHGDAERYEIITALASFHGRTMATISATGQEKVQKFFDPLLHGFRYVPFDDADALAAAVTPQTCAVMLEPIQGEGGVVVPSADYFRRVREICDRHGLLLIFDEVQVGIGRTGKLFAHEHFGVFPDIMTLAKALAGGAPIGAMLARDEIAAAFSPGTHGSTFGGNPLVTAAGVAALRAILEEGLLNRAEEMGEYLLGELERLQAKHPSLVREVRGIGLMIGMELTIPAGEIVLKGLDRGVLLNVTHDSVLRFVPPLVVTKQEVNEMIAILDGILEETNR from the coding sequence ATGAACGCAAGTCAGTGGATTGCCAAGGCAGACAAATACATCATGAAAACCTACGGCCGGTACCCGCTGGTGCCGGTGCGCGGCGAAGGGTGCCGGCTCTGGGACGCCGACGGCAAGGAGTATCTCGACTTCCTGGCCGGCGTGGCGGTCAACAACCTCGGCCACTGCCACCCCAAGGTGGTGGCGGCGCTGCAGCGGCAGGCGGCGGAGCTGATCCACTGTTCCAACTACTACCACATCCCGAGCCAGATCGAGTTGGCGGAGCTGCTCTGCGCCCACTCCTTTGCCGACAAGGCCTTCTTCTGCAACAGCGGCGCCGAGGCCAACGAGGCGGCGATCAAGTTGGCCCGCAAGTATGCCCGCGAGAAGCACGGCGACGCCGAGCGCTACGAAATCATCACCGCCCTGGCGTCGTTCCACGGCCGGACCATGGCGACCATCTCGGCTACCGGTCAGGAGAAGGTGCAGAAGTTCTTCGATCCGCTGCTCCACGGCTTCCGCTATGTGCCGTTCGACGATGCCGATGCCCTGGCGGCGGCGGTTACCCCGCAGACCTGCGCGGTGATGCTCGAACCGATCCAGGGGGAGGGGGGAGTTGTGGTTCCCTCCGCCGACTACTTCCGCCGGGTGCGGGAGATCTGCGACCGGCACGGGCTGCTGCTGATCTTCGACGAGGTCCAGGTCGGCATCGGCCGGACCGGCAAGCTGTTCGCCCATGAGCACTTCGGTGTCTTCCCCGACATCATGACCCTGGCCAAGGCCCTGGCCGGCGGCGCGCCGATCGGCGCCATGCTGGCGCGGGACGAGATTGCTGCCGCCTTTTCCCCCGGCACCCACGGCTCGACCTTCGGCGGCAATCCGCTGGTCACCGCCGCCGGGGTCGCCGCGCTCCGGGCGATCCTCGAAGAAGGGTTGCTCAACCGGGCCGAGGAGATGGGCGAGTACCTGCTCGGCGAACTGGAGCGGCTGCAGGCCAAGCACCCCTCCTTGGTTCGCGAGGTGCGCGGCATCGGCCTGATGATCGGCATGGAACTGACGATCCCCGCCGGCGAAATCGTCCTCAAGGGGCTCGACCGGGGAGTGCTGCTCAACGTCACCCACGACTCGGTGCTCCGCTTCGTCCCGCCGCTGGTGGTGACCAAGCAGGAAGTGAACGAGATGATCGCCATCCTGGATGGCATCCTGGAGGAGACGAACCGATGA
- the argF gene encoding ornithine carbamoyltransferase — MKRDFLALNQFTKDELDALFRLTAELKAQQKKGEPHQLLAGKSLAMIFEKSSTRTRISFEVGMYQLGGHPLFIANRDSQMGRGEPIRDTARVMSRYCDGVMIRTFGQEIVEEFAHYATVPVINGLTDLFHPCQIMADLFTVIEHKGGYDGLKFAWVGDGNNMANTWIEAAAIFGFDLALACPPGYEPATEVLRWATARAPGRISLTTNPHEAVADADVVNTDVWASMGQEAEQKVREKAFAGFCVDETLVQLAKADCLVLHCLPAHRGEEISDGVIEGPNSAVWDEAENRLHVQKAIMATVMK; from the coding sequence ATGAAACGCGACTTCCTGGCCCTGAACCAGTTCACCAAGGACGAGCTCGACGCCCTGTTCCGCCTGACCGCGGAGCTGAAAGCGCAGCAGAAGAAGGGCGAGCCCCACCAGTTGCTGGCAGGGAAGAGCCTGGCGATGATCTTCGAGAAATCCTCCACCCGGACCCGGATCTCCTTCGAGGTCGGGATGTACCAGCTGGGGGGGCATCCGCTGTTCATCGCCAACCGCGATTCCCAGATGGGGCGCGGCGAGCCGATCCGGGATACCGCTCGGGTGATGTCCCGCTACTGCGACGGGGTGATGATCCGCACCTTCGGCCAGGAGATCGTCGAAGAGTTCGCCCACTATGCGACGGTGCCGGTGATCAATGGCTTGACCGACCTTTTCCACCCCTGCCAGATCATGGCCGACCTCTTCACGGTGATCGAGCACAAGGGGGGATACGACGGGCTCAAGTTCGCCTGGGTGGGGGACGGCAACAACATGGCCAACACCTGGATCGAGGCGGCGGCGATCTTCGGCTTCGATCTCGCCCTGGCCTGCCCGCCGGGGTACGAACCGGCGACGGAGGTACTGCGGTGGGCAACCGCCCGGGCGCCGGGGCGGATCAGTCTCACCACTAATCCCCATGAGGCGGTAGCGGATGCCGATGTCGTCAACACCGACGTCTGGGCCAGCATGGGGCAAGAGGCGGAGCAGAAGGTGCGGGAGAAAGCCTTTGCCGGCTTCTGCGTCGACGAGACCCTGGTGCAGCTCGCCAAGGCGGACTGCCTGGTGCTGCACTGTCTGCCGGCCCACCGGGGCGAGGAGATCAGCGACGGGGTCATCGAAGGGCCGAACTCGGCGGTCTGGGACGAGGCGGAAAACCGGCTGCACGTCCAGAAAGCCATCATGGCAACCGTAATGAAATAG
- a CDS encoding NUDIX domain-containing protein, with translation MPKIQFKKEHIVTSVVAVIIDDDEQVLLTRRSIAPFLGQWVMPGGKIDLGEPILKALHREVMEEVGLEVEVVGLIDVFEHLTPGLDNNHFVILYYRCRPLYCDIRHNPDEVHEARWVPRSELPGYDMPEGTRFILGKVFPELCSCEV, from the coding sequence ATGCCGAAGATCCAGTTCAAGAAAGAGCATATCGTCACCTCGGTGGTGGCGGTGATTATCGACGACGACGAGCAGGTGCTGCTGACGCGGCGGAGTATCGCGCCGTTCCTCGGCCAGTGGGTGATGCCCGGCGGCAAGATCGACCTCGGGGAGCCGATCCTCAAGGCACTGCACCGGGAAGTGATGGAAGAGGTGGGGCTCGAGGTGGAGGTGGTGGGGCTGATCGACGTCTTCGAGCACCTGACCCCCGGCCTCGACAACAATCACTTCGTGATCCTCTATTACCGCTGCCGGCCCCTCTACTGCGACATCCGCCACAACCCCGACGAGGTGCATGAGGCCCGCTGGGTGCCGCGTTCCGAGCTGCCGGGCTACGACATGCCGGAAGGGACCCGCTTCATCCTCGGCAAGGTGTTCCCGGAGTTGTGCAGCTGCGAAGTCTGA
- the lptM gene encoding LPS translocon maturation chaperone LptM: protein MKKLLLVALLVGVVAGCGKKGPLIPPEAFQPAPIADLQVAQKEDRLYVSWSAPTVDAAGRALKGLAGFHLYRRVVLPPDQDCESCPNAYQLLKTVDPEYLQDVRRFNNRYVFADSGLKDGTIYQYKVIAFKGDGTESAASNRARWRMVVPPPAPRLQAVATPTGVQLSWEPAAAPGADFLGYNLYRRRSDDIRSLELLTTQPTKERRFEDLRLERGVSYLYLVREVIGVDGESVEGAASNEVRAALAPPE, encoded by the coding sequence ATGAAAAAACTACTGCTTGTTGCCCTGCTCGTCGGGGTGGTTGCCGGCTGCGGCAAGAAGGGGCCGCTGATCCCTCCCGAGGCGTTCCAGCCGGCACCGATCGCCGATCTGCAGGTGGCACAGAAAGAAGACCGGCTCTACGTCTCCTGGAGTGCGCCGACCGTCGACGCCGCCGGCCGGGCGCTCAAGGGGCTGGCCGGCTTCCACCTCTACCGGCGCGTGGTGCTCCCTCCCGATCAGGATTGCGAATCCTGCCCCAATGCCTACCAGCTGCTCAAGACCGTCGATCCGGAGTACCTGCAGGACGTCCGGCGCTTCAACAACCGTTACGTCTTTGCCGACAGCGGGCTGAAGGACGGCACCATCTACCAGTACAAGGTGATCGCCTTCAAGGGGGACGGCACCGAGAGTGCGGCGTCGAACCGGGCTCGCTGGCGGATGGTGGTGCCACCGCCGGCGCCGCGGCTGCAGGCGGTTGCCACCCCCACCGGCGTCCAGCTCAGCTGGGAACCGGCGGCTGCGCCGGGGGCCGATTTCCTCGGCTACAACCTCTATCGGCGGCGGAGCGACGATATCCGTTCCCTGGAGCTCTTGACCACCCAGCCGACGAAAGAACGTCGTTTCGAAGACCTTCGCCTCGAACGGGGCGTCAGCTACCTCTATCTGGTGCGCGAAGTGATCGGCGTCGACGGGGAGTCGGTGGAAGGGGCCGCCTCCAACGAGGTGCGCGCTGCCCTGGCGCCCCCCGAATAG
- the argH gene encoding argininosuccinate lyase, whose translation MADECKDKLWGGRFSAPTDKFVEEFTASIDFDKRLYHQDIRGSIAHARMLGKQGIIPIADVERIVHGLQEILDQIEAGEFDFSVALEDIHMNIEARLSARIGEAGKRLHTGRSRNDQVALDIRLYLRDELVEISAYLDLLIDALVARAEEQLGVIMPGYTHLQTAQPILFSHHLLAYVEMFSRDKGRMEDCLKRTNVLPLGAGALAGTTFPIDREHVAELLDFPAVTRNSLDSVSDRDFALEFLAAASILMMHLSRFSEELILWSTSEFKFIELSDSFCTGSSIMPQKKNPDVPELVRGKTGRVYGNLMALLTVMKSLPLAYNKDMQEDKEPLFDTIDTVKGSLKIFADMIREMRVNVGTMRAAAAKGFSTATDVADYLVRKGMPFRDAHEVVGKTVAYCIANGKDLPDLTVEEWQRFSPQIGADIAAAIGLEASVNARAATGGTALERVKAEIERIKAGR comes from the coding sequence ATGGCAGACGAGTGCAAGGATAAACTCTGGGGCGGGCGGTTCTCCGCGCCGACCGACAAGTTCGTCGAGGAATTCACCGCCTCGATCGATTTCGACAAGCGGCTCTACCACCAGGACATCCGGGGGTCGATCGCCCACGCCCGGATGCTCGGCAAGCAGGGGATCATCCCGATTGCCGACGTAGAGCGGATCGTCCATGGCCTGCAGGAGATCCTCGACCAGATCGAAGCCGGCGAGTTCGACTTCTCCGTCGCCCTCGAAGATATCCACATGAACATCGAGGCGCGCCTCTCGGCGCGGATCGGCGAGGCGGGGAAACGGCTCCATACCGGCCGCTCCCGCAACGACCAGGTGGCCCTCGACATCCGCCTCTACCTGCGGGACGAACTGGTCGAGATTTCCGCCTACCTCGACCTGCTGATCGACGCGCTGGTTGCCCGGGCGGAGGAGCAGCTCGGGGTGATCATGCCGGGTTATACCCATCTGCAGACCGCCCAGCCGATCCTTTTCTCCCATCACCTGCTCGCCTACGTCGAGATGTTCAGCCGCGACAAGGGGCGGATGGAGGACTGCCTGAAGCGGACCAACGTCCTGCCGCTCGGCGCCGGGGCGCTGGCCGGCACTACCTTCCCGATCGACCGGGAACACGTGGCCGAGCTGCTCGACTTCCCGGCGGTGACCCGCAACTCCCTCGACTCGGTCTCCGACCGCGATTTCGCCCTGGAGTTCCTGGCCGCCGCCTCGATCCTGATGATGCACCTCTCCCGCTTCTCCGAGGAGCTGATCCTCTGGTCCACCAGCGAGTTCAAGTTCATCGAGCTCTCCGACTCCTTCTGCACCGGCTCGTCGATCATGCCGCAGAAAAAGAATCCCGACGTCCCGGAACTGGTCCGCGGCAAGACCGGCCGGGTCTACGGCAACCTGATGGCGCTCCTGACGGTGATGAAGTCGCTGCCGCTCGCCTACAACAAGGACATGCAGGAGGACAAGGAGCCGCTGTTCGATACCATCGACACCGTCAAGGGGTCGCTGAAGATCTTCGCCGACATGATCCGCGAGATGCGGGTCAACGTCGGGACGATGCGCGCCGCGGCGGCCAAGGGGTTCTCCACCGCCACCGACGTCGCCGACTACCTGGTGCGGAAGGGGATGCCGTTCCGCGACGCTCACGAAGTGGTCGGCAAGACCGTCGCCTACTGCATTGCCAACGGCAAGGATCTGCCCGACCTGACCGTCGAGGAGTGGCAGCGGTTCTCGCCGCAGATCGGCGCCGATATCGCCGCGGCGATCGGCCTGGAGGCTTCGGTCAACGCCCGCGCCGCCACCGGCGGCACCGCCCTGGAGCGGGTGAAGGCGGAGATCGAACGGATCAAGGCGGGGCGCTAG
- a CDS encoding argininosuccinate synthase, which translates to MAKKEVKKIVLAYSGGLDTSIILKWLKNEYGCEVIAFSADLGQGDELAPIRDKAFATGADKVYIDDLKEEFVRDFVYPMFRANAIYEGHYLLGTSIARPLIAKRQMEIARIEGADAVSHGATGKGNDQVRFELAYYHFDPAITVVAPWREWKLNSRQALVNYAKRNGIPIPVTKKRPWSSDRNMLHISFEGGILEDTWAEPPENMYVLTKAPEKAPNKPQYIEIEFEKGNAVAVDGERMSPAQLLAHLNFLGGEHGIGRVDLLENRSVGMKSRGVYETPGGTILREAHSAVEQITMDREVMRIRDSLIPEYARQVYAGYWFSPEREMLQTLIDDSQKTVNGVARLKLYKGHCRTVGRKSETNSLFNLDFATFEKDQVYNQADAEGFIKINSLRLRIRSLMQGQKK; encoded by the coding sequence ATGGCCAAGAAAGAAGTGAAAAAGATCGTCCTTGCCTACTCGGGCGGACTCGACACCTCGATCATCCTCAAGTGGCTGAAGAACGAGTACGGCTGCGAAGTGATCGCCTTTTCCGCCGACCTGGGGCAGGGCGACGAGCTGGCGCCGATCCGCGACAAGGCCTTCGCCACCGGTGCCGACAAAGTCTATATCGACGACCTGAAAGAGGAGTTCGTCCGGGATTTCGTCTACCCGATGTTCCGCGCCAACGCCATCTACGAGGGGCACTACCTGCTCGGCACCTCCATCGCCCGGCCGCTGATCGCCAAGCGGCAGATGGAGATCGCCCGGATCGAGGGGGCCGACGCGGTCTCCCACGGCGCCACCGGCAAGGGGAACGACCAGGTCCGCTTCGAGCTCGCTTACTATCACTTTGATCCGGCGATCACCGTCGTCGCCCCGTGGCGCGAGTGGAAGCTGAACAGCCGCCAGGCGCTGGTCAACTACGCCAAGCGGAACGGCATTCCGATCCCGGTCACCAAGAAGCGCCCCTGGTCCAGCGACCGCAACATGCTGCACATCTCCTTCGAGGGGGGAATTCTCGAAGATACCTGGGCCGAGCCGCCCGAGAACATGTACGTGCTGACCAAGGCGCCGGAAAAGGCCCCCAACAAGCCGCAGTACATCGAGATCGAGTTCGAGAAGGGGAACGCGGTGGCGGTCGACGGCGAGCGGATGTCGCCGGCCCAGCTCCTCGCCCACCTGAACTTCCTCGGCGGCGAGCACGGCATCGGCCGGGTCGACCTCTTGGAAAACCGCTCGGTCGGCATGAAATCCCGCGGCGTCTACGAGACCCCCGGCGGCACCATCCTCCGCGAGGCTCATTCGGCGGTCGAGCAGATCACCATGGACCGTGAAGTGATGCGGATCCGCGATTCGCTGATCCCCGAGTATGCCCGCCAGGTCTATGCCGGCTACTGGTTCTCGCCGGAACGGGAGATGCTCCAGACGCTGATCGACGACTCGCAGAAGACGGTCAACGGCGTCGCCCGGCTCAAGCTCTACAAGGGGCACTGTCGCACGGTCGGCCGCAAGTCGGAGACCAACTCGCTGTTCAACCTCGACTTCGCCACCTTCGAAAAGGACCAGGTCTACAACCAGGCCGACGCGGAAGGGTTCATCAAGATCAATTCGCTGCGGCTGCGGATTCGCTCGCTGATGCAGGGCCAGAAGAAATAG
- a CDS encoding LL-diaminopimelate aminotransferase, whose protein sequence is MAKINDNYLKLKAGYLFPEIGRRVREFAAANPSAKVIRLGIGDVTRPLAPAVIKAFHDAVDDLGTIDQFAGYGPEQGYDWLINAIIEKSYKPLGVELKTEEMFISDGSKCDCANILDIFALDNVVAIGDPVYPVYNDTNVMIGRTGDADDKGYYQGIVYLPCTEANYFIPELPKERVDIIYLCFPNNPTGTVASRHELKKWVDYALANDAVIFFDAAYEAFITDPEIPHSIYEIEGAKKCAIEFRSFSKTAGFTGVRCGLVVVPEEVMGTTSTGEKYSFNKLWLRRTTTKFNGASYPVQKAAAAVYSDEGWKQNKEIIDYYMENARIIREGLKEAGLTVYGGVNAPYIWLKTPAGMSSWDFFDKLLKECNVVGTPGSGFGPSGEGFFRLSAFGHRENVIEAVERIKRNLK, encoded by the coding sequence ATGGCAAAAATCAATGATAACTACCTCAAACTCAAAGCCGGCTACCTCTTCCCGGAGATCGGCCGCCGCGTGCGGGAATTCGCCGCCGCCAACCCCAGCGCCAAGGTGATCCGCCTCGGCATCGGCGACGTGACCCGTCCGCTCGCCCCGGCCGTGATCAAGGCGTTCCACGACGCGGTCGACGATCTGGGCACCATCGACCAGTTCGCCGGCTACGGCCCGGAGCAGGGGTATGACTGGCTCATCAACGCCATCATCGAGAAGTCCTACAAGCCGCTCGGCGTGGAGCTGAAGACCGAGGAGATGTTCATCTCCGACGGCTCCAAGTGCGACTGCGCCAACATCCTGGACATCTTCGCCCTGGACAACGTCGTCGCCATCGGCGACCCGGTCTACCCGGTCTACAACGACACCAACGTCATGATCGGCCGCACCGGCGACGCCGACGACAAGGGGTACTACCAGGGGATCGTCTATCTCCCCTGCACCGAGGCGAACTACTTCATCCCCGAGCTCCCCAAGGAGCGGGTGGACATCATCTACCTCTGCTTCCCCAACAACCCGACCGGCACCGTGGCCAGCCGGCACGAGCTGAAGAAGTGGGTCGACTACGCCCTTGCCAACGACGCGGTCATCTTCTTCGACGCCGCCTACGAGGCGTTCATCACCGACCCGGAGATCCCCCACTCCATCTACGAGATCGAAGGGGCCAAGAAGTGCGCCATCGAGTTCCGCTCCTTCTCCAAAACCGCCGGCTTCACCGGCGTCCGCTGCGGCCTGGTGGTCGTGCCGGAAGAGGTGATGGGGACCACCAGCACGGGTGAGAAATACTCCTTCAACAAGCTCTGGCTGCGCCGCACCACCACCAAGTTCAACGGCGCCTCCTACCCGGTGCAGAAGGCCGCCGCCGCGGTCTACTCCGACGAGGGGTGGAAGCAGAACAAGGAGATCATCGACTACTACATGGAGAACGCCCGGATCATCCGCGAGGGCCTCAAGGAAGCGGGCCTCACGGTCTACGGCGGCGTCAACGCCCCCTACATCTGGCTGAAAACCCCGGCCGGCATGAGCTCCTGGGACTTCTTCGACAAGCTCCTCAAGGAGTGCAACGTGGTCGGGACCCCCGGCTCCGGCTTCGGCCCCAGCGGGGAAGGGTTCTTCCGGCTCTCCGCCTTCGGCCATCGCGAGAATGTGATCGAGGCGGTGGAGAGGATAAAGAGGAATTTGAAGTAA